Genomic window (Candidatus Omnitrophota bacterium):
AGTATCACCTTCAAATTTATAACTCTGGCTTCTAACCCTTAAACTTTGCCTGGTTAAAATACTATCTATCTTTGCACCACCGGAAGCTTTTATTCCTGAACAATTTTCGCAATACTCAACACCATTGTTATAAACTATTCTGACTGCTTCCTTTCCACAACTTTCGCATTTCATCTTTTGCTTATATCTCCCATTATTTCCCTAACTTTGGCTTCGCTTTCAGTCAATTTTCTTACCCTTTTACGTTCCGGAGTTAAAAACTTTACCGGTCCAGTTTCGTTCCCCTGACTTGCTTTCTTGGGTTTTTCTTCAGAATCAGTTTTAGTCTCATTTTTAACCTTTGATGAGATTATAGTCCCCCAGGCGTAACCGATTAAAAGACACAGGAATAGGCACAAAATGTAAATTGATCTCAAATCGTCCATACTATACTATCCTCCCTGTATTTTATGGTTTCCTATTTTTGACCAAGTCAAAATGAAGGTTTTTTTACAATCTTCGCACCGTATCATCTGATCCTGTGGTCTGTCTATTTGGACTGATTTGTTACAACAGGGTAACTTAACAACCTTAAAGCCAGTTTTTCTGTTTTGCTCTTTTTCATACCGATGCAGTAGGTCGATTGTTTCTCTATCTAGTGGCATTTTCCTCTTTATTTTCTTTTGATTCTACAATTAAAGTATTGGTCGTCATTATCATTGTTGCTGTTGAAACTGAATGCTGTAGTGCAGATTTTGTAACTTTTACTGGGTCAATAATACCGGCTTTAATCATATTTTCAATTTCACCGGTAATAACATTAACTCCTGCGTTTTCCACTTTAGAATTAAGCAATCTTTCTAACATTTGACCTTCATTATAGTTTGAATTTTCCATTAACTTCTTAAATGGTGATTTGCAAGCCTCAATTACTATATGCCAACCATTTTTTATGTCCTGATCTTCATTTTCCGGTATATCAAGTTCCATTGAAGCAGAAAGTAAAGCTGTTTCACCACCAGGGACAACACCCTCATCAATAGCTGCCTTAGTAGCAGACACAGCATCAATACAACGCTCTCTCTTTTCTTTCATTTCCATTTCAGAGTAAGCCCCGACTTCAATAACTGCCATACCAGAAGTTAATTTTGCCTTTCTCTCAATAGCTTTTTCAGCTTCAAATTCGTTATCGGTTTTTTCAGCTAATTCTTCCAAGAATACAGCTCTTTCCTTGATTTTCTCTTTATCACCAAACCCTCCGGAAATAATTGTAGAGTTTTTGGATACGATTACCTTTTCAGCCCTGCCAAACGCTGAATCATCTAAATCTGCTAATGATTGCTCCGAAGCTTGGGCTACGAAAGTTCCGCCTGTAACTACTGCAATATCATGCAAAGCTTCCTCCCTGTTACCTCCATATACCGGAGCTTCAACAGCTACTATCGGTAAATTGTTATTAACTTTATTCAATATCAGAGTAGCCAAAGGATTACCGGAAATTTCATTTGCTATTATAACTAAGCCTCCATTTTTCGGGGTCTTAAAAAACTTCTCTAAAAAAGGATTGAACTCGACCGGTGAATTAATTTTTTTGTCAGTAACTAAGATATACGGATTTTCAATAACAGCCTCTTGGGTTTTTTCGCTGTTTACAAAATGAGGTGCTACATACCCCTTGTCGAAGCTGTAACCTTCTTTAAATTCGATTGATATTTTTGCCGATCGACTTTCTTCTACCGCTATAATCGCTTCGTTCCCTAGTTTCTCAAAAGCTTTAGAGATAATGTCACCAATTTCGTTATTTTGTGCCGAGATAGTAGCGATGTTCTTGATTTCAGCAGGACTGGTTATTTTTTTTGATCTTTTATCCAGTATCTTTATAACTTTTTCTGTTGCCGCTTCGATTCCTTTTCTAAGCATCATAGGATTAGAACCACTATTAATTGCTTTTAAGCTTTCACTCGCTATCGCATCAGTTAAAATAGTAGCAGTAGTAGTACCGTCACCAGCTTTATCGTTGGTTTTTTGTGCCGCTTCTTTAATGAGCTGAGCTCCCATATTCTCAAAGCTGTCAACAAGATCTATCTCTTTGGCAACACTTACACCATCATGGATTACTGATGGTGAACCCCATTTCCTTTCAATAGCAACATTGTTACCTTTTGGTCCAAGTGTTGATGATACTGCTCTGCTAACCTTTTTTATCCCATTCAAAAGTTTCTTTTTAGCTTCTAAATCAAATAATAATTCCTTTGCCATTGTTAAATCCTTTCGTTTTTAGGGGTGAGAACCCAAGTTTTCTTTAATTTTTTATATAAATCAAATCTAAGCATAGATTGACCGACTAATGGATAGCGTTCAAATGCTATCCTCCTCAACTTTTTTGCCACGCTATTTCTCATGCTACTTTTCCTATGATGTCAGTTACCTTTATTATCAAATACTCCTTGCCTTCGAATTGTACCTTTTGGTCGGTGTATCTTTTGTAAATAACTTTATCCCCAACTTTTACATGACTTTCAGAGTAATCAAATACAGCACCATTATCGTTTTTAAATGGACTGTCCCCGACTGCTAGAACTTTACCGATTTCCTGTCCTTCCTCTTCACTGCGGGCAAAATAAACGGTTTTGTTTTCGCTACCTTGACTTTCAATTAAAACATAACCATTTGAGGGTCTAATTTTAGACATTTTACTCCTTTTTTAATGACTTTTAAATTAAAAAATCCGCCAAATTCAATGGTTTTCTAAACTCTAGACTTGATAAAAATGCTTTCATAGTTTTGATCGTCTAATGCGATGCTGTTAATATAAACTAATTATACCATAAGTTTTATTTTATTGCCTTTATTCTGTCAACTCTTTTATTATTTCTTCCAAATAATTTTCCGTAAGCTTAACCATAATTTTGCTTTTATCCAACAGTCTTTTTTGCCAGTCAACACCTTTTCTT
Coding sequences:
- a CDS encoding molecular chaperone GroEL → MAKELLFDLEAKKKLLNGIKKVSRAVSSTLGPKGNNVAIERKWGSPSVIHDGVSVAKEIDLVDSFENMGAQLIKEAAQKTNDKAGDGTTTATILTDAIASESLKAINSGSNPMMLRKGIEAATEKVIKILDKRSKKITSPAEIKNIATISAQNNEIGDIISKAFEKLGNEAIIAVEESRSAKISIEFKEGYSFDKGYVAPHFVNSEKTQEAVIENPYILVTDKKINSPVEFNPFLEKFFKTPKNGGLVIIANEISGNPLATLILNKVNNNLPIVAVEAPVYGGNREEALHDIAVVTGGTFVAQASEQSLADLDDSAFGRAEKVIVSKNSTIISGGFGDKEKIKERAVFLEELAEKTDNEFEAEKAIERKAKLTSGMAVIEVGAYSEMEMKEKRERCIDAVSATKAAIDEGVVPGGETALLSASMELDIPENEDQDIKNGWHIVIEACKSPFKKLMENSNYNEGQMLERLLNSKVENAGVNVITGEIENMIKAGIIDPVKVTKSALQHSVSTATMIMTTNTLIVESKENKEENATR